GCAGGTTCGTGTCGGTCCTAATAGGGTAACTTTCTTTGGGATTCCGTGGTTGAGGGGGTGGGGGCAGCCAATTGCTGATGCAGTAAAAGCAATCATGAAGGAAATTATTATTCCTAATGGCGCTAATAAATTTCTGTTTATTCTTGCACCTGTATTAACCATTATGCCTGCATTGGCGGCGTGGGCAGTTATTCCATTTTCACCGGAATTAGTGTTAGCCGATATCAATGCGGGTTTGCTCTATATTTTGGCTATGACTTCGATGGGCATATACGGCATCATTATTGCAGGGTGGGCATCGAATTCAAAATATGCTTTCCTAGGCGCAATGCGTTCTGCCGCGCAAGTAGTTTCATACGAATTGGCGATGGGGTTTGCTCTGGTATGTGTGCTAATGATGTCTCAGAGTTTAAATTTGGGTGATATTGTTAACGGGCAACAGGGTGATAGTATGTTGAATTGGTATTTAATACCTCTGTTTCCCATGTTTCTGGTTTATCTGATTTCAGGCGTGGCTGAAACAAATCGTGCTCCATTCGACGTCGCAGAAGGCGAATCAGAAATTGTCGCTGGCTTTCATGTGGATTATTCCGGCATGGCATTTACAGTGTTCTTTTTGGCCGAATATTCAAATATGATTCTGGTTGCAACGTTGACGTCAATTATGTTTCTGGGAGGATGGTTGGCTCCGCTTGATATGGCGCCATTTACACTTATTCCAGGATTTGTTTGGTTGTTGCTGAAAATTGCATTTATTTTATTTTTCTTTCTTTGGTTTCGAGCAACGTTTCCGCGTTATCGCTATGATCAAATAATGAGATTAGGCTGGAAAATATTTATCCCGATTACACTAGTGTGGATTGTGCTCTTAGGTTTCATAATGCAATTACCAGAATCAATGAGAAATTCGTTTCCATTGAATATTTGGTTTTAATATAGAGATAGTACAATGGATCGCATTAAAAAATTTTTTAGTACTTTTTTATTATTCGAATTGTTAAAAGGCATGGCAGTCACAGGGCGTTATCTTTTTAAGCCTAAGATCACTGTGCATTTTCCAGAGGAAAAAACCCCGCAGTCGCCACGCTTTCGCGGCTTGCATGCATTGCGTCGTTATCCAAACGGAGAAGAGCGTTGTATTGCATGCAAATTGTGTGAAGCAGTCTGTCCAGCGATGGCTATTACTATAGATTCCGAGCAGCGAGCAGATGGAACCAGACGTACAACACGCTACGATATTGATTTAAGTAAATGTATTTTTTGCGGTTTTTGTGAGGAATCTTGCCCGGTGGATTCAATTGTTGAAACACGTATTCTGGAATATCACGGTGAAAAAAGGGGTGATTTAATTTATACGAAGGAAATGTTATTAGCTATTGGTGATCGATACGAAGAACAGATCGCAAAAGACCGTGAAGCAGATGCGCGTTATCGTTAATTCAGCTCATTACTACAAATGAATTTTCAAGATTATTTATTCTATTTTTTCTCGACTGTTCTTATAGTGTCCGCACTCGGTGTAATTACCGTAAGAAATCCGGTTAATTCCGCATTATTGCTTGTATTGGCATTTGTGACCTGTGCAGGCTTGTGGTTGTTGCTTGAAGCTGAGTTTCTCGCGATAACTTTGGTTTTGGTATATGTAGGTGCAGTAATGGTGTTGTTTTTGTTTGTAGTGATGATGCTAGATATCAATCTTGATAGATTACGTGAGGGTTTCTGGAAATGGTTTCCATTTGGTGCCATTATTTCAGTGATTATGATTGCTGAAATGTCGGCAGTATTCATGGGAAGACATTTTGGATTAGAAGAGATGCCTAATCCTAATCCTCAAGGCGCAGACTACAGTAATACCCGAGAATTGGGACGTTTGCTTTACACCGAATACGTTTATGCATTCGAATTAGCAGCAGTTCTTTTGCTTGTGGCAATGATTGCAGCCATTGCATTAACGCTCCGACACCGGGAAGATAAAAGATCACCGAACCCATCGAAGCAAGTTAAGATTAGAAAAGAAGATCGATTACGCATAGTGACGATGTCAGCAGAAAAAAAAGAATGACTGCAATTTTGCTAGCATCAATGGAATAAAAAAGGACTTTGACTTGGTTTCGTTATCTCATTATTTGGTACTTGGTGCAATTTTATTTGCGATCGGCTTGGTTGGGATATTTCTCAACCGGAAAAATGTGATTATTCTATTAATGTCAATTGAATTGATGTTACTGGCAGTCAATATGAATTTTGTGGCCTTTTCCCATTATCTGCAGGATATCTCGGGACAAATTTTTGTGTTTTTTATTTTGACTGTTGCTGCAGCGGAATCAGCGATAGGTTTAGCTATATTGGTCGTGCTTTTTCGCAATATGCGCACAATTAATGTTGACGATCTCGATAAACTGAAGGGCTAGTTTTATCTTTAAAAAGCCTATTTATTAAAAGAATTAATAATTACTTGCGATGCAAACACTCTACTTACTGGTGCCATTAGCTCCGCTATTAGGATCAATTATTGCTGGCTTATTTGGTCGATATATCGGACGTACTTGGAGCCATCGCGTTACGATCTCTTTAGTTTTTGTTTCTCTGATATCATCGATTTTTATTTTTCTAGATGTTTTAGATGGCAATAGCTACAACGGTAGCGTGTATACTTGGCTAGTATCCGGTGATACCCGATTCGAAATTGGTTTCTTAATTGATCAACTATCAGCAACAATGATGATTGTTGTTAGCCTAGTTTCTCTGATGGTTCATATTTATACCATCGGTTATATGCATGATGATCCCGGTTATCAGCGCTTCTTTAGTTATATTTCGTTGTTTACCTTCTCGATGATGATGTTGGTAATGTCGAACAATTTTCTACAATTGTTTTTTGGTTGGGAAGCTGTCGGACTTGTCTCGTATTTGTTGATCGGGTTTTGGTATACCCGGCCAACTGCCGTTTATGCTAATTTGAAAGCGTTTTTAGTGAACCGGGTAGGTGATTTTGGTTTCCTCCTCGGGATTGCACTAGTATTGATGTATTTTGGAACCCTTGATTACGCAACAGTTTTTGCGAAAGCGCCGGAATTAACCGAACAATCAATTGAAGTTATTCCGGGGTTCTCGTGGTTAGTTATAACAGTAATATGCATTCTGTTATTTGTTGGAGCGATGGGGAAATCGGCGCAATTCCCATTGCACGTGTGGTTACCCGACTCAATGGAGGGGCCAACCCCGATTTCTGCATTAATCCACGCAGCAACTATGGTGACAGCAGGCATTTTCATGGTTGCGCGAATGTCTCCATTGTTTGAATTATCAGAGACTGCTTTGTCAACAATCTTGGTGATTGGCGGCATCACCACATTGTTTATGGCGCTTGTTGCTGTCGTTCAAACCGATATTAAGCGGGTGGTGGCGTATTCAACACTTTCACAATTGGGTTATATGACAGTTGCGCTAGGCGCATCAGCTTACTCTGCTGCAATTTTTCATTTGATGACTCATGCGTTTTTTAAAGCAGTGTTATTCCTTGGTGCGGGTTCTGTCATCATTGCGATGCATCATGAACAGAATATGCAAAATATGGGCGGGCTAAAAAAATATATGCCTATTACCTATTGGACAATGTTCATAGCAGCATTGGCTAGTGCTGGTGTGCCTGGGTTTTCAGGATTTTTCTCTAAAGACGTGATTATCGAAGCTGTTCACTTTGCCAATATACCCGGCGTCGGTTTTGCCTATTTTTGTGTGCTTACCACTGTATTTGTAACTGCTTTGTATACTTTTCGACTTATATTTATGACATTCCACGGTCAACCTCGAATGGATAAACATACGAGAGATCATTTACACGAATCTCCATGGGTTGTAACCTTACCCCTAATAATTTTGGCGATTCCTACAATAGGCGCTGGATGGTTCATTGGCCCGGTAGTTTTTGGTGATTATTTTAATAATGTGATTCATGTTTCATCGGAGCATGAGGCGATTGTGAAATTAGGTGCGGAATTCACGGGAATTGGTGGCATGATTTTACATGCTTTCTCAACGGCGCCGTTTTGGCTGTCAGTAGCCGGTATTTTGACAGCCTGGTATTTATATAGTTATAGAGTTGATCTTCCAGCAAAAATTAAAAGCAGTTGCGCTCCAATCTTTACACTGCTGGATCGAAAATATTATATAGATGAGCTTTACTCATGGTTATTCGCTGGAGGCACTCGGTCTTTAGGGACAATTCTTTGGAAGTTCGGTGATGTCAAAGTAATCGACGGTTTTTTTGTTAATGGAACAGCGAAAGTAGTGTCTCTGACCGCTGCACTTGTGCGACGTTATCAAACCGGTTATATCTATCATTATGCATTTACAATGATTGTTGGAATATTTGTCATTTTGACATTTTGGCTTTACTAACTCTGCAATTTCATAATGTCAAAGCAGGCATCAATGATGGGATTTAGCACCGATCGAAAAATCATAAGATTTTAATAAATAAAACGGAATAAGAATGTCGTTTGAATTCCCACTACTCAGTTTAATTATTTGGCTGCCAATTATTTTTGGTATCGCAGTATTTGCGACCGGTAATGATAGTAATGTCCAGATTGCCCGTTGGATTTCTCTGGTTGGATCGATACTAGGTTTTTTAGTGGCAATCCCACTTTATAGCGGCTTTGACATTGCAACCAGTTCGATGCAATTTGAAGAAAAATATGTCTGGTTTGAGCGTTTTAATGTTTATTATCATGTGGGTGTTGATGGAATCTCAATGCCGTTGATTTTACTAAATTGTTTTATAACACCCATAGTCGTTGTGGCGGGTTGGGAAGTCATTAAACAGCGCGTATCCCAATATATGGGGGCATTTCTCGTCATGTCTGGAATTGTAAACGGAGTTTTTTCTTCTCTGGATGCAATTTTGTTTTATGTATTTTGGGAAGCCTCGTTGATACCGATGTTTCTGATCATCGGTATTTGGGGAGGCCCAAATAGAGTTTACGCTGCGATCAAGTTTTTTCTGTACACTTTGTTGGGTTCCTTATTAATGCTCATCGCATTTATTTATTTATATGGGATGTCTGAAGGAAGTTTTTCAATTGAAGACTATCATAAGCTGTCGATACCATTAACAGCGCAAATATTCATATTTATCGCATTTCTGTTGGCATTTGCAGTTAAGGTTCCGATGTGGCCTGTGCATACCTGGCTGCCAGATGCGCACGTTGAAGCGCCTACTGGTGGTTCAGTCGTTCTGGCTGCAATTTTGCTTAAATTGGGCGGTTATGGTTTTTTAAGATTTTCTTTACCAATTGCACCGGATGCCAGTGTTTATTTAGCTGATATGATGATCGTCTTGTCATTAATTGCTGTGGTTTACATTGGTTTAATAGCTTTGATGCAAACTGACATGAAAAAACTGATAGCTTATTCATCAGTTGCGCATATGGGGTTTGTCACTTTAGGTTTCTTCTTATTCAACTCCTATGGCATCGAAGGTGCCATGGTGCAGATGATCTCGCATGGATTTATTTCCGGTGCGATGTTCCTTTGTGTAGGTGTATTATATGATCGATTGCATTCGCGCCAAATTGCGGATTATGGCGGAGTTGTTAATAAGATGCCTGCTTTCGCAGCTTTTTTTATGTTGTTCGCGATGGCAAATGCCGGGCTTCCAGGAACAAGCGGGTTCGTCGGTGAGTTTATGGTTATCATGAGCGCGATTCAGATTAATTTCTGGTATGCATTCTTGGCTGCTACAACTCTGATTTTTGGCGCAGCTTATACATTATGGATGTATAAGCGGGTGATATTTGGCGCCGTGGCTAATTCAGCGGTGGAAGGATTGCAAGATATTTCAAAACGCGAGTTTATGATATTGGCAACTTTAGCCATTTTTGTGCTATGGATCGGCGTCTATCCATTCCCACTCGTTGAAGTCATGCATACTACGATTGATCACTTATTAATACACGTCAGCACCAGTAAACTGTAATAGTGATCTCAAAGGATATCTAGCAATAAGGATTTAGAGTTAATGAATTTCATACCACCTGATTTCGCACCGGCTTCCTCAGAGATCTTTATGCTCATTATGGTGTGTGTAGTAATGTTGGCTGATTTAACTGCTGGCGATAACCGACGCCATGTGGCTTATCTGTTGACACAAATTACATTGTTCGGATGCGCATTGCTGACTTTTATATCTTTCTCCACAGAAATGAACCATACGTTCTCTGGTATGTATGTGGATGATGCAATGGCGGATATTCTTAAGTTAATGGTGTATGGAACGGTATCGGCAGTATTGATATATTCGCATTCCTATATCAGCGATCGAGGCATGTTGCGTGGAGAGTTCTTTAGTTTGATCCTTTTTGCGACATTGGGCATGATGGTTATGATATCTGCCAGTCATTTTCTCACGCTCTATATAGGATTGGAATTATTGTCGCTTTCCCTGTATGCATTGGTTGCGCTTCGGCGCGAGTCACAGATTGCTACGGAAGCGGCGATGAAGTTCTTTGTATTGGGTGCTCTGGCATCAGGATTTTTGCTGTATGGCATGTCGCTGGTATACGGCGCAACGGGAACATTGCATGTTTCACAGCTTACTCAAATTATTCAAAGCGAAGCAAGTAGTAGAGAAGTCTTAGTAGTTGGTTTGGTATTCATTGTCGCTGGCATTAGTTTCAAATTAAGCGCGGCGCCTTTCCATATGTGGGCGCCGGATGTATATCAAGGCTCTCCTACCGCAGTCACGTTATTTATTGGCTCTGCACCTAAATTGGCTGCATTTGGATTTGTGATGCGATTGCTGGTTGAAGGCATGGGGGAAATGGTAGCGGATTGGCAAGGCATGCTGGTGATATTGGCGGTTTTATCAATGGCAGTTGGAAATATTGCAGCGATAGCCCAAGCAAATATCAAACGGATGCTCGCGTATTCAACTATTTCTCACATGGGTTTTTTGCTGTTGGGTTTTATTAGTGCGGACTCAAATGGTTATAGCTCTGCCCTTTTTTATGTGATTGCTTATGTATTGATGACGCTAGGTACTTTTGCGATGATCATGGTGTTGTGCAGAAGTGGGTTCGAGGCTGAGGATATCAATGATTTTAAAGGATTGAGCAAAAGAAATGCATGGTATGCATTTATAACACTATTATTGATGCTTTCTTTGGCTGGAATTCCACCGATGATTGGTTTTTATGCGAAATTTGCTGTGCTGCAAGCTGTAGTAAATGCTGGTTTTGTGTGGTTAGCGGTTGTAGCCGTTCTATTTTCTTTAATTGGCGCATTTTATTACTTGCGTATCATTAAATTGATGTACTTTGATGAACCAGAGACTGATGAGCCGTTAATGCCCAATAGTGATGTAAAAATCCTATTAAGTGCAAATGGCTTAGCTGTTCTGGCTCTTGGTTTATTTCCTCAGGCACTGATGGGATTAAGTCTTTACGCAATTCAAAATTCAATGTGATTGAAAACGGATAGCTAAAGCGTTGTTAATTCGCCGGGCGAGATGCAATGCAAGACTGCTAAGGCATCAAGAAGCTCCAAATATCAATACAATAAGTGGATTTCTAAGTGCCATCCAATGTGGCAAGCCGCTTGCCCAGTCAAT
This is a stretch of genomic DNA from Nitrosomonas sp. sh817. It encodes these proteins:
- the nuoN gene encoding NADH-quinone oxidoreductase subunit NuoN, whose amino-acid sequence is MNFIPPDFAPASSEIFMLIMVCVVMLADLTAGDNRRHVAYLLTQITLFGCALLTFISFSTEMNHTFSGMYVDDAMADILKLMVYGTVSAVLIYSHSYISDRGMLRGEFFSLILFATLGMMVMISASHFLTLYIGLELLSLSLYALVALRRESQIATEAAMKFFVLGALASGFLLYGMSLVYGATGTLHVSQLTQIIQSEASSREVLVVGLVFIVAGISFKLSAAPFHMWAPDVYQGSPTAVTLFIGSAPKLAAFGFVMRLLVEGMGEMVADWQGMLVILAVLSMAVGNIAAIAQANIKRMLAYSTISHMGFLLLGFISADSNGYSSALFYVIAYVLMTLGTFAMIMVLCRSGFEAEDINDFKGLSKRNAWYAFITLLLMLSLAGIPPMIGFYAKFAVLQAVVNAGFVWLAVVAVLFSLIGAFYYLRIIKLMYFDEPETDEPLMPNSDVKILLSANGLAVLALGLFPQALMGLSLYAIQNSM
- the nuoK gene encoding NADH-quinone oxidoreductase subunit NuoK; translation: MVSLSHYLVLGAILFAIGLVGIFLNRKNVIILLMSIELMLLAVNMNFVAFSHYLQDISGQIFVFFILTVAAAESAIGLAILVVLFRNMRTINVDDLDKLKG
- the nuoH gene encoding NADH-quinone oxidoreductase subunit NuoH, which gives rise to MENFEQLFVEIFGGEWGMMLFSLTTNLFFIFAIVVPLLLGVAYLTFAERKIIAYMQVRVGPNRVTFFGIPWLRGWGQPIADAVKAIMKEIIIPNGANKFLFILAPVLTIMPALAAWAVIPFSPELVLADINAGLLYILAMTSMGIYGIIIAGWASNSKYAFLGAMRSAAQVVSYELAMGFALVCVLMMSQSLNLGDIVNGQQGDSMLNWYLIPLFPMFLVYLISGVAETNRAPFDVAEGESEIVAGFHVDYSGMAFTVFFLAEYSNMILVATLTSIMFLGGWLAPLDMAPFTLIPGFVWLLLKIAFILFFFLWFRATFPRYRYDQIMRLGWKIFIPITLVWIVLLGFIMQLPESMRNSFPLNIWF
- a CDS encoding NADH-quinone oxidoreductase subunit J — protein: MNFQDYLFYFFSTVLIVSALGVITVRNPVNSALLLVLAFVTCAGLWLLLEAEFLAITLVLVYVGAVMVLFLFVVMMLDINLDRLREGFWKWFPFGAIISVIMIAEMSAVFMGRHFGLEEMPNPNPQGADYSNTRELGRLLYTEYVYAFELAAVLLLVAMIAAIALTLRHREDKRSPNPSKQVKIRKEDRLRIVTMSAEKKE
- the nuoI gene encoding NADH-quinone oxidoreductase subunit NuoI: MDRIKKFFSTFLLFELLKGMAVTGRYLFKPKITVHFPEEKTPQSPRFRGLHALRRYPNGEERCIACKLCEAVCPAMAITIDSEQRADGTRRTTRYDIDLSKCIFCGFCEESCPVDSIVETRILEYHGEKRGDLIYTKEMLLAIGDRYEEQIAKDREADARYR
- the nuoL gene encoding NADH-quinone oxidoreductase subunit L, translating into MQTLYLLVPLAPLLGSIIAGLFGRYIGRTWSHRVTISLVFVSLISSIFIFLDVLDGNSYNGSVYTWLVSGDTRFEIGFLIDQLSATMMIVVSLVSLMVHIYTIGYMHDDPGYQRFFSYISLFTFSMMMLVMSNNFLQLFFGWEAVGLVSYLLIGFWYTRPTAVYANLKAFLVNRVGDFGFLLGIALVLMYFGTLDYATVFAKAPELTEQSIEVIPGFSWLVITVICILLFVGAMGKSAQFPLHVWLPDSMEGPTPISALIHAATMVTAGIFMVARMSPLFELSETALSTILVIGGITTLFMALVAVVQTDIKRVVAYSTLSQLGYMTVALGASAYSAAIFHLMTHAFFKAVLFLGAGSVIIAMHHEQNMQNMGGLKKYMPITYWTMFIAALASAGVPGFSGFFSKDVIIEAVHFANIPGVGFAYFCVLTTVFVTALYTFRLIFMTFHGQPRMDKHTRDHLHESPWVVTLPLIILAIPTIGAGWFIGPVVFGDYFNNVIHVSSEHEAIVKLGAEFTGIGGMILHAFSTAPFWLSVAGILTAWYLYSYRVDLPAKIKSSCAPIFTLLDRKYYIDELYSWLFAGGTRSLGTILWKFGDVKVIDGFFVNGTAKVVSLTAALVRRYQTGYIYHYAFTMIVGIFVILTFWLY
- a CDS encoding NADH-quinone oxidoreductase subunit M; the encoded protein is MSFEFPLLSLIIWLPIIFGIAVFATGNDSNVQIARWISLVGSILGFLVAIPLYSGFDIATSSMQFEEKYVWFERFNVYYHVGVDGISMPLILLNCFITPIVVVAGWEVIKQRVSQYMGAFLVMSGIVNGVFSSLDAILFYVFWEASLIPMFLIIGIWGGPNRVYAAIKFFLYTLLGSLLMLIAFIYLYGMSEGSFSIEDYHKLSIPLTAQIFIFIAFLLAFAVKVPMWPVHTWLPDAHVEAPTGGSVVLAAILLKLGGYGFLRFSLPIAPDASVYLADMMIVLSLIAVVYIGLIALMQTDMKKLIAYSSVAHMGFVTLGFFLFNSYGIEGAMVQMISHGFISGAMFLCVGVLYDRLHSRQIADYGGVVNKMPAFAAFFMLFAMANAGLPGTSGFVGEFMVIMSAIQINFWYAFLAATTLIFGAAYTLWMYKRVIFGAVANSAVEGLQDISKREFMILATLAIFVLWIGVYPFPLVEVMHTTIDHLLIHVSTSKL